CGGCGGCCGGAACCACCGCGGTCATCGAGGATGTCTCCGACGACACACCGTTCTTCTTCCCGCCCGAGGGCACCGGCGAGGTCGAGGCTCAGGATGCCCGGGCCGAGGTGAGCGCGGACGCCGCGCCCGCGCAGGCCGCAGAACCCGATCCAGAACCGAAACAGGAACCGGAACCTTCAGACGACAGGGATCCGCTGATGACAGGCCAGATCAGCCTGGCCGAGACGCTCGGGCTCCGTGCGCGTGGTGAGAGCCACGACAGGGCCGCCGACCAGAATGTGGGGCCCACGCAGTGAGACTCGCACTCATCCTCGGCGAGGTCGGCACCGGCCTCCGCCGCAACATGTCCATGGTCATCTCCGTCGTGCTCGTGACCTTCATCTCGCTGACGTTCGTCGGCGCCGCCATCCTCCTGCAGATGCAGATCGGGCAGATGAAGAGCTACTGGTACGACAAGGCGCAGGTCGCGGTGTACATGTGCACGACGACCTCGGGCGGAGCGAACTGCACGAACGGCGAGGCCACCGACGACCAGATCGCCGCGGTGGATGCCCAGCTGAAGTCGCCGACCCTGTCGCCGTTCATCCAGCAGTACTACTTCGAGACCCACGAACAGGCCTACGAGAAGTTCAAGCAGCAGTTCGCGGGCAACGACGTCGCCCAGTACGTGACGCCCGACCTCCTGAACCAGACGTTCTGGATCAACATGGTCGACCCGCAGCAGTCCGCGGTGCTCGTCGAGAGCCTGTCCGGGCTCCCGGGTGTGGACAGTGTCGTCGACCAGCGCAGTTACCTCGAACAGATCTTCTCGATCCTGAACGCGGCGAGTTACACCGCCATCGGCATCGCGGTGCTGATGCTCGTGGCGGCGGTTCTGCTGATCGCCACCACGATCAGGCTCTCGGCGTTCTCCCGAAGACGGGAGATCGGCATCATGAGGCTGGTGGGGGCATCCAACCGGTTCATCCAGACGCCGTTCATCCTCGAGGGCGTGATCGCCGCGCTCATCGGATCGGTGCTGGCCGGTGCGGCTGTCTGGGGGGTGGTGCACTTCTTCGTGCAGGGCTACCTGCAGCAGGCGCTGCCGTTCACCGCCTTCGTGACCGACAATGACGCGTTGCTGTTCGTGGTGCCCGTCCTCATCGGTCTGTCGATCGTGCTGGCCGCCTTCTCGGCCAAGTTCGCCATCACCCGGTACCTCAAGGTCTGATCAGTTCGAAAGGGACGCAGTTCGAGCGGCAGGCAGTTCGAGAGGCTTGCAGTTCGGAAGGCGTAGACTGGAGGGCTGCTGCGCGAGCTCGCTCGGCGGCTTTCCCACCATCTACCCCCAGGAGTGACCGTGCCACGCGAACGCGGAGAAAAGGTCGTCGCGACCAACCGCAAGGCCCGCCACGACTACACCATCGAAGACACCTATGAGGCGGGCCTCGTGCTGACCGGCACCGAGGTCAAGTCGCTGAGGGCCGGGCGGGCATCCCTCGTCGACGGCTACGGCTACATCGACGGGGGAGAGGCGTGGCTCGACGCCGTGCACATCCCCGAGTTCAACCAGGGCTCGTGGAACAACCACCCGCCCCGCCGCAAGCGCAAGATGCTGCTGCACAAGGCGCAGATCCTGAAGATCCACAACAAGGTGAAAGAGGGCGGCTACACGCTCGTTCCCCTGCGGCTCTACTTCAGCGACGGCAAGGCGAAGGTCGAACTCGCTGTGGCGAAGGGCAAGCGCGAATACGACAAGCGCCAGACGCTCCGGGAACGTCAGGACAAGCGCGAGGCCGACCGGGCGATGGGAACGCAGCGGAACCTCGGGGACTGAGGCGCCCGCTGTTTGCCTCGTGGCCTCGCGGCAGAACTGAGTCGTGATCACATCGTTACGATGTGGACGGTGTCCACCGTTGTGGATGTCGGGGGTGCTGGCTACTCTCGCCGCATGACGTTCATCATCGCCAGCGAACTCCGAAAGACGTACACGCCGCGCGGCGCCGACCCGGTGCACGCGCTCGACGGATTGAACCTCGAGGTGCCACAGGGCACCATCAAGGCGTTGCTGGGCCCGAACGGCGCCGGCAAGACGACCACGGTCAAAGTGCTCACCACTCTGACGAAACCCGACTCGGGTCGTGCCACGATCGGGGGCGTCGACGTTCTGGCGTCGCCGGAGCGCATCCGGCCGATCATCGGCGTCTCCGGGCAGTACGCCGCGGTCGACGAGAACCTGACCGGCTTCGAGAACCTCGACATGGTCGGGCGGCTCTACCACCTCGGCTCCCGTGCCTCACGGGCGCGGGCGACGGAGCTGATCGAGCTCTTCGACCTCACGGAGGCGCAGAACCGGCCGGTGAAGGGCTTCTCCGGCGGCATGCGGAGACGCATCGACCTCGCCGGCGCGCTCGTCTCGCGGCCGCAGGTGCTCTTCCTCGACGAGCCGACGACGGGCCTCGACCCGCGATCCCGCCTCGGCATGTGGGACATCATCCAGGCGCTGGTGGGGGAGGGCACCACGGTGCTGCTCACGACGCAGTACCTCGAGGAGGCCGACCAGCTGTCCGACAGCATCTCCGTGATCGACGACGGCAAGGTCATCGCGGAGGGTACCTCCGACGAGCTGAAGGCGTCGATCGGCGGCCAGCGGGTCGAGATCAGCCTGGTGAACGCGGGCGACAGCGCCGTTGCGCAGGAGGTGCTCGCGCGGGTGGGGAGCGCCGCGCCGACCGTGTCCGACGATGGGCGGGAGCTGACGGTGAACGCCGCAGCCGCCCCGGCCGCCCTCCGGGAGGTGCTCGGCGAGTTCGAGCGGCTGGGCATCCCGCTCTACGACGCAGGAATGCGCCGGCCGACGCTCGACGATGTGTTCCTGACGCTCACCGGGCATATGGCGACCGACGACGAGGAGGTGGCCGCGTGAGCGCATCGCCCGCAGCATCCGGGCCGATGTCACCCGGGCCGACGACCCTGAAGCCCGTGGCGGCCAAGCCCGCAGCATCCAGCTCCCGGCTCGGCAACCTGCTGAACGACGGCTGGATCACGACACGCCGCAACCTGATCAAGATCAAGCGGGTTCCCGACATTCTCGTCTTCACGCTGCTGCAGCCGATCATGTTCGTGCTGCTGTTCAGCTACGTGTATGCGGGTGTGATCGACATCCCCGGCAGCAGCTACACCGAGTTCATCATGGCGGGCATCTTCGCCCAGACCGTGGTGTTCGGGTCGACGTACTCGGGCTCGGCGATGGCTCA
Above is a genomic segment from Subtercola boreus containing:
- the ftsX gene encoding permease-like cell division protein FtsX, with amino-acid sequence MRLALILGEVGTGLRRNMSMVISVVLVTFISLTFVGAAILLQMQIGQMKSYWYDKAQVAVYMCTTTSGGANCTNGEATDDQIAAVDAQLKSPTLSPFIQQYYFETHEQAYEKFKQQFAGNDVAQYVTPDLLNQTFWINMVDPQQSAVLVESLSGLPGVDSVVDQRSYLEQIFSILNAASYTAIGIAVLMLVAAVLLIATTIRLSAFSRRREIGIMRLVGASNRFIQTPFILEGVIAALIGSVLAGAAVWGVVHFFVQGYLQQALPFTAFVTDNDALLFVVPVLIGLSIVLAAFSAKFAITRYLKV
- the smpB gene encoding SsrA-binding protein SmpB produces the protein MPRERGEKVVATNRKARHDYTIEDTYEAGLVLTGTEVKSLRAGRASLVDGYGYIDGGEAWLDAVHIPEFNQGSWNNHPPRRKRKMLLHKAQILKIHNKVKEGGYTLVPLRLYFSDGKAKVELAVAKGKREYDKRQTLRERQDKREADRAMGTQRNLGD
- a CDS encoding ATP-binding cassette domain-containing protein — encoded protein: MTFIIASELRKTYTPRGADPVHALDGLNLEVPQGTIKALLGPNGAGKTTTVKVLTTLTKPDSGRATIGGVDVLASPERIRPIIGVSGQYAAVDENLTGFENLDMVGRLYHLGSRASRARATELIELFDLTEAQNRPVKGFSGGMRRRIDLAGALVSRPQVLFLDEPTTGLDPRSRLGMWDIIQALVGEGTTVLLTTQYLEEADQLSDSISVIDDGKVIAEGTSDELKASIGGQRVEISLVNAGDSAVAQEVLARVGSAAPTVSDDGRELTVNAAAAPAALREVLGEFERLGIPLYDAGMRRPTLDDVFLTLTGHMATDDEEVAA